CCCCGAACCCTGCAGGGACACATGTCCCTCCTTGGGTGACTGTGTGACCGGGACACTTGTCCCCCCACAACAACGGTCCCGGCCGCCGAGCAGCTCGCCGACGGGACCTGTGGGCGGCTCGAGGGGTCCTGGCTCCGTTGAGGCGTCGCGAAAGCCCGGGTCACAAGGATGCGCGACCGGATGCGCGACCGCGACCAGCCTCACACGCCCCACGAAGCGCCCCCGTTCGCTGACTGGGACATACGTCCTCCCCCGGATGAACGGGGTGCGGGGACACATGTCCCACCGCCAGTCAACCACCCAATAGAGCCGCCGAACCTCTCGTACGCCGGGATGCGTTTGCTTGCCGCGCCGGCGCTCAACGCCCCGATCCGAGGCGGGCACAACCGAAAAGGAGGGAAGCGCGACCGCGAATGGGGGGATGCGCGACCGGTCGCGCTTGAGCGCGACCCCAAGGGGGTGGATGCGCGACCGGGTTGGAAGGACCCCTCGGTATGTTCGATAGCAACACAACCCTTTCCCGTCCCCTATCGGACACAGATTGCGAGCCGGGACAAGACCGGGTGACAACCAAGGAGAACGCGGATGAGAAACCAAACCCACAACCACAGGCCGGGTGTTAGCCATCGACGGTCGGTGGCGGAACGTCCCAGAAGTGGGCGGATGATGAGAATGCCCGAGGTTATGGCGTTGACGGGGTTAAGCCGGACGACGATCTGGCGTCGGTTGCGGGACGGGTCGTTTCCCCCAGCTGTCCGCCTTGGCGGGGAACGCACCCGAGCGGTGGGCTGGCGAGAACAAGACATCTACGACTGGATCGACAGCCTATCCCCAGCAGCGTGACCGCCCCACCCAACACAGTACCCGGAGCCGTGTGACGCTCGGGCTGCTTGAACGACGGATCCGCCCCGCCGGCGTCCCGGCTGCGCCGGGTTCGGTGTGAACTCCTCTGGAGGCTGCCAGTTGTCGCCCAATGACTCGGGGATTGCCTGGTGGTGCCAGGTCGCCGGGTGGCCAGTCAAGGAGCACAGGCGTGGAATACACGGCCACCGTTACGATTGGTAGTTGTCGAGGTGTTGGGGCGGACCACGAAGCGTTCTTGGCTGTGGAGCCGGTGTTCACCGGCCCCGAACTCGTCGCGTTCCTAGCCGAACATGGTCAGGCCGACCCTGTGGAGGAAGCCCGCCGCATCGAGGACCGGTGCCTGCGGGCTGGGCGGGTCGTGGCGGTGCGGCCTGACCTGTTCGCCGTGGTGGCCGACGGTATCGACCCGGCCCGGTTCCAGCCGATCCCAGACCTAGTCGCTACCAAGATGGCCCCAGACGCGGTGGTGTCGCACCACGCTGCCCTCGACCACTGGGGGATCTCGTACTCGATGCGGTTCGACGCCGTGTACTCGGCAACCGATCCCGCCCCACCAATCGTCTACGGTGCCATGCGCTACCGGGGTGTTCGATTCCCCCAGCGGCTCATCGATTCCGGTAACCGGCATTTCGGGGTGGTCACCCGAACCTACGCGGACGGCACCGTGCGGGTAACGGGAATGGAACGCACCCTGGTAGATGTCCTGCGGATCCCGACTACGGAGGCAGCTGGGACGATATCTACCAGTCGGTGACCCAGGCGGACCGAATCTACGTTGAGGCGGTGGCCGCCTACTGCCAGCTACGAGACGGCCAGTCGGCGCTGCGAGCAAAGGTGGGGGTCTTCTTGGACCAGCACCGCGACCTGTGGGGAATCACCAGCAGCGACTTGGGCCAGTTCGGCCCCCTCGGCCCGCGGGCGGAGATGTTCGTATTCGACACCTTCCCCCGCAAGCAGACCCACTACGTAGAGGACTGGAACCTGGTCGTACCCGTAAAGGTCGTGGAACGCATTGGGAACTGGTCTACTGACGCCGCCACCATGGCTCCGATGGAAGGCCCACAACGTACGCAAGCACCGAACCGACCGGACACCCGGCGGCACCGCCCGCCCCTAGCCGCACAACCGACACCCCCCGCAGCCCCGGGCCGGGACGCCGTAACCAATCACCTCCCTCAACATCCGGTGCTAGCTGGAACCGACCACCCCCGGCAGGAACTCACCCACCACCCTCAGCAAGCTGACGGCCGTGGTCGCCGCTAGGTACAACATCATCACCCCCTCCACACTCCTGAGCCCACTGGTAGGAGGAACCGCTGCGACCGCGCCGGCCAGAACAAGGCACCCAGCACCCGACCCCGCAGCCAAGGCAAACTGGACCCGCTGGCGGATAGCCGCCGCAACCAGAACATCGTCGGGGGTGGTCTCCACGACTGGTTGGGTAGCCGCTGGATGCTGAGCCCCACCAGCCCCGCAATCACCGCCGCGCCCGCCAGCCCAACCACCACAGGAGTCGCCCTAGCCGCAGCCGCGCCCGCACCCAACAGGGCACCCTCCAACACCCACCACACCGCCAACCCAGAACCCCACCACGCCAAGGCCAAAGTCAGCCCCGCCTCCGTGCGTGTTTGGATGTGT
The window above is part of the Acidobacteriota bacterium genome. Proteins encoded here:
- a CDS encoding AlpA family phage regulatory protein codes for the protein MRNQTHNHRPGVSHRRSVAERPRSGRMMRMPEVMALTGLSRTTIWRRLRDGSFPPAVRLGGERTRAVGWREQDIYDWIDSLSPAA